A stretch of Candidatus Sphingomonas phytovorans DNA encodes these proteins:
- a CDS encoding VOC family protein: MIDHMGIAASDFDASRRFYETALAPLGIGLVMEVTPEQSGGYHGLGLGKQGKPFFWVGNGGPKGAGIHIAFTADARAQVDAFYEAAMAAGGRDNGAPGIRAYYHPNYYGAFVLDPDGINVEAVCHLPE, translated from the coding sequence ATGATCGACCATATGGGCATTGCCGCATCCGACTTCGACGCCTCCCGCCGCTTCTACGAGACGGCGCTTGCCCCGCTCGGAATCGGGCTGGTGATGGAAGTCACGCCGGAGCAGAGCGGCGGGTATCATGGGCTCGGGCTCGGCAAGCAGGGCAAGCCGTTCTTCTGGGTGGGCAATGGCGGGCCGAAGGGAGCGGGCATTCACATCGCCTTCACCGCCGACGCGCGCGCGCAGGTCGATGCGTTTTACGAAGCCGCGATGGCGGCCGGCGGGCGGGACAATGGGGCGCCCGGCATTCGCGCCTATTACCATCCGAACTATTATGGCGCGTTCGTGCTCGACCCCGACGGCATCAATGTCGAGGCGGTTTGCCACCTGCCTGAATGA
- a CDS encoding DUF952 domain-containing protein codes for MRDTTAYKVLTGEQMAALETGSFAGAPIDLADGYIHLSTAAQLDETVDKHFAGQSGLHVAAVDLAAQGDMLKWEPSRSSQLFPHIYGPLLLETVIAYGPLDRDEQGKIRLPVTG; via the coding sequence ATGAGAGACACGACAGCCTACAAGGTGCTGACGGGCGAACAGATGGCGGCGCTTGAAACCGGCAGCTTCGCCGGCGCGCCGATCGACCTCGCTGACGGCTATATCCACCTGTCGACCGCCGCCCAGCTTGACGAGACCGTCGACAAGCATTTCGCCGGACAATCAGGCCTGCATGTCGCCGCCGTCGATCTCGCGGCCCAGGGCGACATGCTGAAATGGGAGCCGTCACGCAGCAGCCAGCTCTTCCCGCACATCTATGGCCCGTTGCTGCTTGAAACCGTGATCGCTTATGGCCCGCTCGACCGCGACGAGCAGGGCAAGATACGCCTGCCCGTTACTGGCTGA
- a CDS encoding Lrp/AsnC family transcriptional regulator, which translates to MAFDSIDRRILGLLQDDGRMTNVDLAERVGLTAPPCLRRVRTLEEVGAIRGYHAELDAATLGYPITVFAMVSLRSQAEHDLAAFEDHVAQIPEIRECHMLNGEIDFILKIVATDLKSFQEILTTHLTPAPNVASVKTSLTIRTAKALPGIPVRQD; encoded by the coding sequence ATGGCGTTTGATTCGATCGACCGGCGGATTCTGGGATTGCTGCAGGATGATGGCCGGATGACGAATGTCGATCTGGCGGAACGTGTAGGCCTGACCGCCCCGCCCTGCCTGCGCCGCGTCCGTACGCTGGAAGAAGTCGGTGCGATCCGCGGCTATCATGCCGAACTCGACGCGGCGACGCTCGGCTATCCGATCACGGTGTTCGCGATGGTCAGCCTGCGCAGCCAGGCCGAGCATGATCTTGCCGCCTTCGAGGACCATGTCGCGCAAATCCCCGAGATCCGCGAATGCCACATGCTCAACGGGGAGATCGACTTCATCCTGAAGATCGTCGCGACCGATCTCAAGAGCTTCCAGGAAATCCTCACGACCCATCTGACGCCCGCCCCCAATGTGGCGAGCGTGAAGACTTCGCTGACGATCCGGACTGCCAAGGCACTGCCGGGCATCCCGGTGCGGCAGGACTGA
- a CDS encoding DUF488 domain-containing protein, with protein sequence MKIFTIGYEATTMADFLAALKNAGVERVIDVRALPLSRRPGFSKSTLAASLFEAGIGYVHLKALGTPKRGRDAAKKGDRKTLEEVYAGQLELPEAQAQAAQMLDLAREKPSALLCFERDPCVCHRTLLLDAVGEGAEIVDLFA encoded by the coding sequence ATGAAGATCTTCACCATCGGCTATGAAGCCACGACGATGGCCGACTTCCTCGCCGCGTTGAAGAATGCCGGCGTGGAGCGGGTGATCGATGTGCGCGCGTTGCCGCTGTCGCGCCGCCCCGGCTTCTCCAAATCGACGCTGGCCGCCTCTCTGTTCGAGGCGGGGATCGGCTATGTCCATCTGAAGGCGCTGGGTACGCCCAAGCGCGGCCGGGACGCAGCGAAGAAGGGCGATCGCAAGACGCTGGAAGAGGTTTATGCGGGGCAGCTCGAACTGCCCGAGGCCCAGGCCCAGGCAGCACAAATGCTCGATCTGGCGCGGGAGAAGCCAAGTGCCCTGCTGTGCTTCGAGCGTGACCCTTGCGTATGCCACAGGACCCTGTTGCTTGATGCCGTTGGCGAGGGTGCTGAGATCGTCGATCTGTTCGCCTGA
- the yaaA gene encoding peroxide stress protein YaaA, giving the protein MIALLSPAKTLDYERPVPPVGTTTPRFAAEASSLAASAANLSQKRLSELMDISKKLAKLNADRFAGFDAQPERPALYAFAGDVYLGLEARTLDESGVAFAQDHVRMLSGLYGLLRPLDAMRPYRLEMGTRWAPRRKSLYAWWGDRIAEAVRADVEEEGSGVVLNLASQEYFAAVADRLAGLRVINVDFREPGPDGPRFVSFHAKKARGMMARWLCEHRIADADSMKGFDSAGYRFDAEASEPDTWRFVRA; this is encoded by the coding sequence GTGATCGCCCTTCTCTCCCCCGCAAAGACCCTCGACTATGAACGGCCGGTGCCGCCGGTCGGGACGACGACGCCGCGCTTCGCGGCGGAGGCGAGCAGCCTCGCCGCGTCGGCCGCCAATCTGAGCCAGAAGCGTCTGTCCGAACTGATGGACATCTCGAAGAAGCTGGCCAAGCTCAACGCCGATCGCTTCGCCGGGTTCGACGCCCAGCCGGAACGTCCCGCGCTCTACGCCTTTGCCGGCGACGTCTATCTCGGCCTGGAGGCGCGGACGCTTGACGAATCGGGGGTCGCCTTCGCCCAGGATCATGTGCGGATGCTCTCCGGCCTCTACGGCCTGCTCCGCCCGCTCGATGCGATGCGGCCCTATCGACTCGAAATGGGCACTCGCTGGGCGCCGCGCCGCAAGAGCCTCTACGCATGGTGGGGCGACCGGATCGCTGAGGCGGTACGCGCCGATGTCGAGGAGGAAGGCTCGGGCGTGGTGCTCAACCTCGCGAGCCAGGAATATTTCGCCGCCGTCGCCGACAGGCTCGCGGGGCTGCGAGTCATCAACGTCGATTTCCGCGAACCCGGCCCCGATGGCCCCCGCTTCGTCAGCTTCCACGCCAAGAAGGCACGCGGGATGATGGCGCGCTGGCTGTGCGAGCACCGAATCGCCGATGCCGATTCGATGAAAGGGTTCGACAGCGCCGGCTATCGCTTCGATGCTGAGGCCAGCGAACCCGACACGTGGCGCTTCGTCCGCGCGTGA
- the gyrA gene encoding DNA gyrase subunit A, with translation MTDETILADPSDISPISIVDEMRSSYLDYAMSVIVSRALPDVRDGLKPVHRRILFASQEGGFVPGRPYRKCAKIVGDVMGNYHPHGDSSIYMALARLAQDWAMRVMLMDGQGNFGSMDPDMPASMRYTEARLTKAAMALLEDIEKDTVDFAPNYDGSREEPTVLPARFPNILVNGAGGIAVGMATNIPPHNLGEVVDACLAYIERSLDGGDAITIDELMEIVPGPDFPTGGIILGRAGCKGAYHEGRGSIMVRSRHVVEEGRNDKRSIVLTEIPYQTGKNALVEKIAEAAKDKRIEGISDIRDESNRHGVRIVIDLKRDATAEVVLNQLWRHTPAQSSFPANMLAIRGGRPETLNLRDIIEAFVKFREEVITRRSKFELAKARERAHILLGLVVATTNLDEMVKIIRGSSSPPVARAALMAREWPIAEIAPYIKLVEAVEKEIEGDVYRLSDIQVRAILDLRLHRLTALGRDEIGDELKTLAESITELLAILGDRVKLYGVMKDELAAVRLAFATPRKTEIAAAADGIDDEDLIEREDMVVTVTMQGYIKRTTLDTFRAQRRGGKGRAGMATKDEDIVTELFVTSTHTPVLFFSTLGKVYRMKVWRLPEGGAATRGRPMINLLPLAEGETISTVLALPEDEAEWGKLHVMFATAKGNVRRNSMDAFTNVPSNGKIAMKFEGDDEDDRLIGVALLDEADDVLMATRQGKAIRFAGDEVREFQSRNSTGVRGIRLAAGDEVMSLSILHKVGVRDQDERDDYLRHAPWKNTEVADRAPRLMDDARFEELMSREQFILTVCSNGYGKLSSAFEYRRTGRGGQGITNIDNIARNGPVVASFPASKGHQLMLVTDQAKLIRMSLGDLRVIGRGSAGVKLFDVGKNEHVVSAARIEETEEEAEVDLADGPVAGEATPDGDTGEDLADGGEA, from the coding sequence TTGACCGACGAGACCATCCTCGCCGACCCTTCCGATATTTCACCGATCTCGATCGTCGACGAGATGCGGTCGAGCTATCTCGACTACGCGATGAGCGTCATCGTCAGCCGCGCGCTGCCGGACGTGCGCGACGGGCTGAAGCCGGTGCATCGCCGCATCCTGTTCGCCAGCCAGGAGGGCGGCTTCGTCCCCGGCCGGCCGTACCGCAAATGCGCCAAGATCGTCGGCGACGTGATGGGCAACTACCATCCGCACGGCGACAGCTCGATCTACATGGCCCTCGCCCGTCTCGCCCAGGATTGGGCGATGCGCGTGATGCTGATGGACGGCCAGGGCAATTTCGGATCGATGGACCCGGATATGCCGGCGTCGATGCGCTATACCGAGGCGCGGCTGACCAAGGCGGCGATGGCCCTGCTCGAGGATATCGAGAAGGACACGGTCGATTTCGCGCCCAACTATGACGGCTCGCGCGAGGAGCCGACCGTTCTCCCGGCGCGCTTCCCCAACATTCTGGTCAACGGCGCGGGCGGCATCGCCGTCGGCATGGCGACCAACATCCCGCCGCACAATCTCGGCGAAGTGGTCGATGCCTGTCTTGCCTATATCGAGCGCTCGCTCGACGGCGGCGATGCGATCACCATCGACGAACTGATGGAGATCGTGCCCGGTCCGGATTTCCCGACCGGCGGCATCATCCTCGGCCGCGCCGGCTGCAAGGGCGCCTATCATGAGGGCCGCGGCTCGATCATGGTGCGCTCGCGCCACGTCGTCGAGGAAGGCCGGAACGACAAGCGCTCCATCGTCCTCACCGAAATCCCCTACCAGACCGGCAAGAACGCCCTGGTCGAGAAGATCGCCGAGGCCGCCAAGGACAAGCGGATCGAAGGCATCTCGGACATCCGGGACGAATCGAACCGTCACGGCGTGCGCATCGTCATCGACCTGAAGCGCGATGCGACCGCCGAGGTCGTGCTCAACCAGCTCTGGCGGCACACCCCGGCCCAGTCGAGCTTCCCGGCCAACATGCTCGCGATCCGCGGCGGCCGACCCGAGACGCTCAACCTGCGCGACATCATCGAGGCCTTCGTCAAGTTCCGCGAGGAGGTCATCACCCGCCGCTCGAAGTTCGAGCTGGCCAAGGCCCGCGAGCGCGCCCACATCTTGCTCGGCCTGGTCGTCGCGACGACCAATCTCGACGAGATGGTCAAGATCATCCGCGGCTCGTCCAGCCCGCCCGTCGCCCGGGCCGCATTGATGGCGCGCGAATGGCCGATCGCCGAGATCGCGCCCTACATCAAGCTGGTCGAAGCGGTCGAAAAGGAGATCGAGGGCGACGTCTATCGCCTGTCCGACATCCAGGTCCGCGCTATCCTGGACCTGCGCCTGCATCGCCTCACCGCGCTCGGCCGCGACGAGATCGGCGACGAGCTCAAGACGCTCGCCGAGTCGATCACCGAGCTGCTCGCGATCCTTGGCGACCGGGTGAAGCTCTACGGCGTGATGAAGGACGAACTCGCCGCCGTGCGCCTCGCCTTCGCCACCCCGCGCAAGACCGAGATCGCCGCCGCCGCCGACGGCATCGACGACGAGGACCTGATCGAGCGCGAGGACATGGTCGTCACCGTGACCATGCAGGGCTATATCAAGCGCACCACGCTCGACACCTTCCGCGCCCAGCGCCGCGGCGGCAAGGGCCGCGCCGGCATGGCGACCAAGGACGAGGATATCGTAACCGAGCTGTTCGTCACCTCGACCCATACGCCGGTGCTGTTCTTCTCGACCCTCGGCAAGGTCTATCGCATGAAGGTCTGGCGCCTGCCCGAGGGCGGCGCCGCCACCCGCGGCCGGCCGATGATAAACCTGCTCCCTCTGGCCGAGGGCGAGACGATCTCGACCGTGCTCGCCCTGCCGGAAGACGAGGCTGAGTGGGGCAAGCTCCACGTCATGTTCGCGACGGCCAAGGGCAATGTGCGCCGCAACTCGATGGACGCGTTCACCAACGTGCCCTCGAACGGCAAGATCGCGATGAAGTTCGAGGGCGATGACGAGGACGATCGGCTGATCGGCGTCGCGCTGCTCGATGAAGCCGATGATGTGCTGATGGCCACGCGCCAGGGCAAGGCGATCCGCTTTGCCGGTGACGAAGTGCGCGAGTTCCAGAGCCGCAACTCGACCGGTGTGCGCGGCATCAGGCTGGCCGCGGGCGACGAGGTCATGTCGCTCTCGATCCTGCACAAGGTGGGCGTCCGCGACCAGGACGAGCGTGACGATTATCTCCGCCACGCCCCCTGGAAGAACACTGAAGTGGCCGATCGCGCGCCGCGCCTGATGGATGACGCCCGCTTCGAGGAGCTGATGTCCCGCGAGCAGTTCATCCTAACCGTCTGCTCGAACGGATATGGCAAGTTGTCGAGCGCCTTCGAATATCGCCGCACCGGCCGCGGTGGCCAGGGCATCACCAATATCGACAATATCGCCCGCAACGGCCCGGTCGTGGCAAGCTTCCCGGCATCCAAGGGCCATCAGCTCATGCTGGTGACCGATCAGGCCAAGCTGATCCGCATGTCGCTCGGCGACCTGCGCGTCATCGGCCGTGGCTCGGCGGGTGTGAAGCTGTTCGATGTCGGCAAGAACGAGCATGTCGTCTCCGCCGCCCGCATCGAGGAAACCGAGGAAGAGGCAGAGGTCGACCTGGCCGACGGTCCAGTGGCCGGCGAGGCGACACCGGACGGCGACACCGGCGAGGATCTGGCCGACGGCGGCGAGGCTTAG
- a CDS encoding cation:dicarboxylase symporter family transporter: protein MDGLPAPRTRDIPVAGRWWGLPVVIARLRALRTAVPGPGWMLLALVFGFAAGTLIGTGRAGVIDTMRLIGGLWLDSLRMTIVPLVFALVVTGVADLATADDGPARRIGARLPFVLAGFLLLAAVVAALIVPPLLALFPLPAETVAGLRANFPASAPPAIPSTVEAIRAMVPVNVIASGAEGAIVPLVVFAVVLGLALSRIGRSRAAATLEPFRGLADAMIVVVGWVLRVAPVGIFALALAIGATAGIGAALALGHYILIQIVLALVLTMICYGLARWPGGVPLWRFARALAPAQAVAAGTQSSIATLPAMLASAERVGISDRDAAVILPLAVAVFKVTAPSASLLFGLAMAWMAGIEVSLAQILIAIPLAVLSTLVVIGMPGAVSFFAAATPTAIALGAPLELLPILLAVDTIPDMFRTVANVTADVAVAAIVAPPAAEERAGPISQ, encoded by the coding sequence ATGGACGGTTTGCCGGCACCCCGGACGCGTGACATACCAGTGGCGGGACGATGGTGGGGGCTGCCGGTGGTGATCGCTCGATTGCGCGCGTTGCGGACAGCCGTTCCGGGGCCGGGCTGGATGTTGCTGGCGCTGGTGTTCGGTTTTGCCGCCGGGACGCTGATCGGTACTGGCCGGGCAGGCGTGATCGACACGATGCGGCTGATCGGCGGCCTCTGGCTCGATTCGCTGCGCATGACGATCGTCCCGCTTGTCTTCGCGCTGGTGGTGACGGGCGTCGCCGACCTGGCGACCGCCGACGATGGCCCCGCGCGGCGGATCGGCGCGCGGTTGCCGTTCGTGCTGGCTGGATTCCTGCTGCTTGCGGCCGTGGTCGCCGCCTTGATCGTGCCGCCGCTGCTGGCGCTGTTCCCCTTGCCGGCCGAAACCGTGGCGGGCCTGCGCGCCAATTTCCCGGCGAGCGCACCGCCCGCAATCCCGTCGACCGTCGAGGCGATCAGGGCGATGGTGCCGGTCAACGTCATCGCCTCGGGCGCAGAAGGGGCGATCGTGCCGCTGGTCGTCTTCGCGGTGGTGCTCGGGCTGGCGCTGAGCCGGATCGGGCGATCGCGCGCCGCGGCGACGCTTGAACCGTTTCGCGGGCTGGCCGACGCGATGATCGTGGTGGTCGGATGGGTGTTGCGAGTGGCGCCTGTCGGAATCTTCGCCCTGGCCCTCGCGATCGGCGCGACCGCCGGGATCGGTGCAGCGCTGGCGCTGGGGCACTACATCCTGATCCAGATCGTGCTGGCGCTGGTGCTGACGATGATCTGCTATGGGCTGGCGCGCTGGCCGGGCGGGGTGCCGCTGTGGCGTTTCGCCCGGGCGCTGGCGCCGGCCCAGGCAGTCGCGGCGGGAACGCAATCCTCGATCGCGACCTTGCCGGCAATGCTGGCCAGTGCGGAACGGGTCGGTATTTCCGATCGCGATGCCGCCGTCATCCTGCCGCTGGCGGTGGCGGTATTCAAGGTTACCGCCCCGTCGGCATCGTTGCTGTTCGGGCTGGCAATGGCGTGGATGGCGGGGATCGAGGTCTCGCTCGCGCAGATCCTGATCGCGATCCCGCTGGCGGTGCTTTCAACCCTGGTGGTGATCGGCATGCCGGGCGCGGTCAGCTTCTTCGCCGCCGCGACCCCGACGGCGATTGCCCTGGGGGCACCGCTCGAGCTGTTGCCGATCCTGCTGGCGGTCGATACGATCCCGGACATGTTCCGCACGGTGGCGAACGTGACGGCCGATGTGGCGGTGGCGGCGATCGTTGCGCCGCCGGCAGCGGAAGAGCGCGCCGGCCCGATCAGCCAGTAA
- a CDS encoding MarR family transcriptional regulator: protein MTITDHPDVKAFILHWGEMGTQWGVNRSVAQIHALLYLSDRPIDAEAIVEALGLARSNVSTGLKELQGYGIVRRVHVEGDRRDHFVAETDLWEMLMRITAERKRREIDPTLALLAELSERMKNDKATPAHVRDRVTRMHEFISTLGGWYDQVRTLPKPTLVTLMKLGSKVARFIPSAKAKAD, encoded by the coding sequence ATGACGATCACCGATCATCCCGACGTCAAAGCCTTCATCCTCCATTGGGGGGAGATGGGCACTCAATGGGGCGTCAACCGGTCGGTCGCGCAAATCCACGCGCTGCTCTATCTGTCCGACAGGCCGATCGATGCCGAAGCGATCGTGGAGGCCCTCGGCCTTGCCCGATCGAACGTGTCGACCGGACTCAAGGAATTGCAGGGCTACGGCATCGTCCGCCGCGTCCATGTCGAGGGAGACCGCCGCGACCATTTCGTCGCGGAAACCGACCTGTGGGAAATGCTGATGCGCATTACCGCCGAGCGTAAACGACGCGAGATCGACCCCACCCTCGCCCTGCTCGCCGAACTGTCCGAGCGCATGAAGAACGACAAGGCCACGCCCGCCCATGTCCGCGATCGAGTGACGCGCATGCATGAGTTCATCTCGACCTTGGGCGGCTGGTACGATCAGGTCCGCACCCTGCCCAAGCCCACCCTGGTCACCTTGATGAAGCTCGGCAGCAAGGTCGCCCGCTTCATCCCCAGCGCCAAGGCAAAGGCGGACTAG
- a CDS encoding SDR family NAD(P)-dependent oxidoreductase: protein MALRPRVSGSAVIIGASGGIGGALHAALLDEGTFDTVHGFSRSGTGTDLTDEASIAAAAALVARGPAPSLIIVATGILHESDRAPEKAMQELDPAWLARMFAVNTIGPALVAKHFLPLMPRTGRTVFAVLSARIGSIADNKLGGWHGYRASKAALNMMVRTLAIEERRRNDRSIVVALHPGTVDTPLSRPFQASVTPGTLFDPDRAAVQLLDGIDGLKIPDSGKHFSWDGVEIAP, encoded by the coding sequence GTGGCGCTTCGTCCGCGCGTGAGCGGCAGCGCGGTCATCATCGGCGCGTCGGGCGGCATCGGCGGCGCGCTCCATGCCGCGTTGCTTGACGAAGGCACCTTCGACACGGTCCATGGCTTTTCGCGCAGCGGGACCGGCACCGACCTGACCGACGAAGCGAGCATCGCCGCGGCCGCTGCGCTCGTCGCCAGAGGTCCCGCGCCATCCCTGATCATCGTCGCGACCGGTATTCTCCATGAGAGCGATCGCGCCCCGGAAAAGGCCATGCAGGAACTCGACCCGGCATGGCTCGCCCGCATGTTCGCGGTGAACACGATCGGCCCCGCGCTCGTCGCCAAGCACTTCCTGCCGCTTATGCCGCGCACCGGCCGCACCGTCTTCGCTGTCCTGTCGGCACGGATCGGCAGCATCGCCGACAACAAGCTGGGCGGCTGGCATGGCTATCGTGCGTCGAAGGCAGCGCTCAACATGATGGTCCGCACCCTCGCGATCGAGGAAAGGCGCCGTAACGACCGGTCGATCGTCGTCGCGCTCCACCCGGGCACTGTCGACACCCCCCTGTCGCGCCCGTTTCAGGCGAGCGTCACCCCCGGCACGTTGTTCGACCCGGATCGCGCGGCGGTCCAGCTCCTCGACGGCATCGATGGCCTCAAGATTCCCGACAGCGGCAAGCATTTCTCCTGGGATGGTGTAGAGATCGCCCCCTGA
- a CDS encoding lysoplasmalogenase family protein: MTETKTSPFSNFWLIPTAILAGATFWAASHMGLSGALFVAWKGLAVGLLTLCAALAAHDRNGWLLAALLALGTLGDVLLETSGIVIGGMAFFAGHLVSILLYLSNRRKEGRAVAVAIVLAVPAAAFAITHDAGATVYAAGLGGMAGAAWYSRFPRSLVATGALMFAASDLLIFAELGPLKDSILPRLTIWPLYLGGQTLIAYGVLKTLEARKRNEDLHHRL, from the coding sequence ATGACCGAGACCAAAACATCGCCATTTTCCAACTTCTGGCTCATTCCCACCGCGATTCTTGCCGGTGCCACCTTCTGGGCGGCGAGCCATATGGGGCTGTCCGGCGCCTTGTTCGTTGCCTGGAAGGGGTTGGCCGTCGGGTTGCTGACGCTCTGCGCTGCTCTTGCCGCGCATGACCGCAACGGCTGGTTGCTCGCCGCGCTGCTGGCGCTGGGCACGCTGGGCGATGTGCTGCTGGAAACCTCCGGCATTGTGATCGGCGGGATGGCTTTCTTCGCCGGACATCTGGTCTCGATCCTGCTCTATCTTTCCAACCGCCGGAAAGAGGGGCGCGCGGTGGCGGTTGCGATTGTCCTGGCGGTTCCCGCCGCAGCCTTCGCCATCACCCATGACGCCGGCGCGACGGTCTATGCCGCCGGGCTGGGCGGGATGGCGGGCGCTGCGTGGTACAGTCGTTTCCCGCGGAGTCTCGTCGCGACCGGCGCCCTGATGTTCGCAGCCTCGGACCTGCTGATCTTCGCCGAACTCGGGCCGCTTAAGGACTCGATCCTGCCGCGCCTGACGATCTGGCCACTCTATCTCGGCGGCCAGACGTTGATCGCCTATGGCGTGCTGAAAACCCTCGAAGCGAGGAAGCGGAATGAAGATCTTCACCATCGGCTATGA